From Acetobacteroides hydrogenigenes, one genomic window encodes:
- a CDS encoding FAD-dependent oxidoreductase, protein MYKVDVHPILDIPKGKEVEFRFDGKTIKGEAGLTIATALHRAGYPVHSHSLENRERSLECGIGKCGACEMLVDGVAKRICITLVDGVKEVQEIPQDYIPSSKEPEAQKEEKIFRTTVAIIGAGPAGLAARELLLKNNIPNLVVDNNSKIGGQFNMQTHQFFFFEKEKKFGGMRGFDIAKTLASDSMDGILLDSTVWDILDGKRIAVKNIVTNEIYYIDADYLVVATGAVPFMPAFENDDLPGVYTAAVVQKMMNQEYTILGKNILTVGAGNIGYLTSYQLMQAGANVKAIIEAAPHEGGFPVQANRVRRLGIPIMLSHMLIKAVPNKNHDGIVGAIVAQSENFQPIPGTERYIDGIDAINICTGLFPDNHLLIKGNEVFGKCCYGAGDAIRIGEGTSAVLRGQQVAYEIMQELGHRVSYSHYLAVSKEYIESQQHPVHLLKEAQKPSGERLEKPFVIADCLYGFACNPCSFACQYGAIIKNSTNSTPVIDYTKCIGCMQCVTLCPGLAIFGYNIGKQQIFLPVEFHTQEGTEVYLVDNNGKKMGEGVIEKVITKPNKTNLARVKCTSTTTDDLTNIRGFIAKDRYPEPVTLKDAPKDVESELYLCHCDDVPLDEVLAVIGNRKFISADEIKHTTHLGMGPCRGKRCMKRLKVALAPMGIEIVGDSTPRGPLSNQITMGELKPNGKQEKYITEINSKPAQKVKVTALIAGGGIAGSSLFMHMAKAGLKPTLLNFGRGSSWRNIAGGRPAFSLPEIAEIATRSNEQFKQLQEISNIDYRPINYVNFAHDDKTYQALEASKAWSNAYMVDPKDFDKEISPYINPKLDLYKGALITRDCWQATPGKTVDLIRDLGVEHGGTVEEDSELISIHREGKEYVALVRNHKKEFIEYHTELFINALGGDADRYAKQLGYQLGMYPVKHQAFITRRLPWLGANTTPLGMLIDRRKYKGFVAVYGQQLADTGQIIGCASPMTDPQEAGKNLAINSQEFLKIVSEVFTEWIPNLSNIGFQAFWAGYYTEPRMYVDPEAGLLVGLRGQGFMLGLEMAKLYVDKITGKPTPAYFDRLSIQGDGLLEQAFK, encoded by the coding sequence ATGTATAAAGTAGACGTACACCCCATTTTGGATATCCCAAAAGGGAAAGAAGTTGAATTTCGCTTCGACGGAAAGACTATTAAGGGAGAGGCAGGCCTAACCATTGCCACCGCCCTACACCGCGCCGGATACCCAGTTCACAGCCACAGCTTAGAGAACCGCGAGCGTAGCCTCGAGTGCGGTATCGGCAAATGCGGCGCCTGCGAAATGCTTGTTGATGGCGTTGCCAAGCGTATCTGCATAACCCTTGTTGATGGAGTAAAGGAAGTTCAGGAAATTCCTCAGGACTACATCCCCTCCAGTAAAGAGCCAGAGGCCCAAAAGGAGGAGAAGATATTCCGAACAACTGTAGCCATTATTGGTGCTGGACCAGCGGGACTTGCCGCCCGCGAGCTGCTGCTTAAGAACAACATTCCTAATCTGGTTGTCGACAACAACAGCAAGATTGGCGGTCAGTTTAACATGCAGACGCACCAGTTCTTCTTCTTCGAGAAGGAGAAAAAGTTTGGAGGGATGCGCGGCTTCGACATCGCCAAAACCCTAGCGAGCGACTCCATGGACGGCATCCTGCTCGACAGCACCGTTTGGGACATCCTAGATGGAAAACGAATTGCCGTTAAGAACATCGTCACCAACGAAATTTACTACATAGATGCCGACTACTTAGTGGTGGCAACGGGCGCTGTTCCTTTTATGCCCGCCTTCGAGAACGACGACCTTCCGGGCGTGTACACCGCTGCCGTTGTACAAAAAATGATGAACCAGGAGTACACCATCCTTGGTAAAAACATCCTTACGGTTGGCGCTGGAAACATCGGCTACCTTACCTCTTACCAGCTGATGCAGGCCGGAGCCAATGTTAAGGCTATAATCGAGGCTGCACCCCACGAAGGAGGATTCCCCGTTCAGGCCAACCGCGTACGCCGCTTAGGCATTCCGATAATGCTTTCGCATATGCTGATTAAAGCCGTGCCCAACAAAAACCACGATGGCATTGTTGGCGCAATAGTTGCCCAGAGCGAAAACTTCCAGCCAATACCCGGCACCGAAAGGTACATCGACGGTATCGACGCCATAAACATCTGCACCGGGCTCTTCCCCGACAACCATCTTCTGATAAAAGGGAATGAGGTATTCGGCAAGTGCTGCTACGGAGCAGGCGATGCCATACGCATTGGCGAGGGAACCAGCGCCGTGCTTCGCGGTCAGCAGGTGGCCTACGAGATAATGCAGGAGCTTGGGCATCGCGTTTCCTACTCGCACTACCTTGCCGTATCCAAGGAGTACATCGAGTCGCAGCAGCACCCGGTTCATCTGCTAAAGGAGGCCCAAAAGCCATCAGGCGAACGCCTCGAAAAGCCTTTTGTGATTGCCGACTGCCTATACGGATTTGCCTGTAACCCTTGCAGCTTTGCCTGTCAGTATGGGGCCATCATAAAAAACTCTACCAACTCGACTCCAGTTATCGACTACACCAAGTGTATCGGCTGTATGCAGTGCGTTACGCTCTGCCCTGGCTTGGCCATCTTCGGGTACAACATCGGCAAGCAGCAGATTTTCCTTCCCGTTGAGTTCCACACGCAGGAAGGAACCGAGGTTTACCTGGTAGACAACAACGGCAAGAAGATGGGCGAAGGCGTTATCGAAAAGGTAATCACCAAGCCGAACAAGACCAACCTGGCAAGGGTAAAGTGCACCTCAACAACCACCGACGACCTTACCAACATCCGCGGGTTTATTGCCAAGGATCGCTATCCAGAGCCAGTAACGCTTAAGGATGCACCAAAAGATGTAGAATCGGAGCTTTACCTCTGCCACTGCGACGATGTTCCGCTCGATGAGGTGCTCGCTGTTATCGGCAACCGTAAGTTTATCTCGGCAGATGAGATTAAGCACACCACCCACCTAGGGATGGGGCCTTGCCGTGGCAAGCGCTGCATGAAACGCCTAAAGGTTGCCCTTGCCCCTATGGGTATCGAGATTGTGGGCGACTCTACTCCTCGCGGACCGCTATCGAACCAAATTACAATGGGCGAGCTAAAGCCAAATGGCAAGCAGGAAAAGTACATCACCGAGATTAACTCGAAACCCGCCCAAAAGGTAAAGGTTACCGCATTGATAGCCGGTGGTGGTATTGCAGGTAGCTCGCTGTTTATGCATATGGCGAAGGCAGGCCTAAAGCCTACCCTGCTAAACTTTGGAAGAGGATCTTCGTGGAGAAATATAGCCGGAGGTCGCCCAGCATTTAGCCTTCCCGAAATTGCCGAGATAGCCACCCGTAGCAACGAGCAGTTTAAGCAGCTACAGGAGATATCGAACATCGACTATCGTCCTATCAACTACGTAAACTTTGCGCACGACGATAAAACCTATCAGGCTCTTGAGGCATCAAAAGCTTGGTCGAACGCCTATATGGTCGATCCTAAAGATTTCGACAAGGAGATATCGCCATACATCAACCCAAAGCTCGACCTATACAAAGGTGCTCTTATCACCCGCGATTGCTGGCAGGCAACGCCCGGTAAGACCGTTGATTTAATCCGCGACCTTGGAGTTGAGCATGGAGGAACCGTAGAGGAGGATAGCGAACTAATCAGCATCCACAGGGAGGGCAAAGAGTACGTTGCTCTGGTTCGCAACCACAAGAAGGAGTTTATTGAGTACCACACCGAGCTCTTCATAAACGCCTTGGGTGGCGATGCCGACAGGTACGCAAAGCAGCTGGGGTATCAGCTGGGGATGTACCCAGTAAAGCATCAGGCGTTCATCACCCGTCGCTTACCTTGGCTGGGTGCAAATACCACTCCACTAGGAATGCTTATCGACAGGCGCAAGTATAAGGGATTTGTTGCCGTGTACGGTCAGCAGCTGGCCGATACCGGACAAATTATCGGCTGCGCTTCGCCAATGACCGATCCTCAGGAGGCCGGAAAGAACCTTGCCATTAACTCGCAGGAATTCTTGAAGATTGTTTCGGAGGTCTTTACCGAGTGGATACCCAACCTATCCAACATCGGCTTCCAGGCATTCTGGGCCGGATACTACACCGAGCCTCGTATGTATGTCGATCCCGAGGCTGGGCTTTTGGTTGGCCTACGCGGACAAGGATTTATGCTTGGCCTAGAGATGGCGAAACTTTACGTTGACAAGATTACAGGAAAGCCAACACCTGCCTACTTCGATAGGCTATCGATACAGGGAGACGGGCTACTGGAACAGGCGTTTAAGTAA
- a CDS encoding nitroreductase family protein, whose amino-acid sequence MIKELVYKNRSYRRFYEDEPVGRDLLVELVDLGRMSPSGRNLQPLKYFISNDRDLNAKIYPTLAWAGYLKDWGGPVEGERPSAYIVILEDTSLGQGMPHDQGIVCQSMLLGAVEKGLGGCVIASVKKAELADILNIPEHLKVALVLALGKPKEEVVVDDISEDGDIKYWRDSEQHHHVPKRTLKEVLINL is encoded by the coding sequence ATGATAAAGGAGCTAGTTTATAAGAACAGGAGCTACCGCCGTTTTTACGAAGACGAGCCGGTAGGTAGAGATTTGCTGGTAGAGCTGGTAGACTTGGGTCGTATGTCGCCTAGTGGGCGCAACCTGCAACCGCTAAAGTACTTTATTTCGAACGATAGGGATTTAAACGCCAAGATATATCCAACCCTTGCATGGGCGGGTTACCTTAAGGATTGGGGTGGTCCTGTCGAAGGGGAACGTCCAAGCGCCTACATCGTAATTTTGGAAGATACATCGCTGGGGCAGGGGATGCCGCACGATCAGGGAATCGTTTGCCAGAGCATGCTTCTTGGTGCCGTAGAAAAGGGGCTGGGTGGATGTGTAATTGCGTCGGTGAAGAAAGCGGAGCTTGCCGATATCCTCAATATTCCCGAGCATCTGAAAGTAGCCCTTGTCCTTGCCCTCGGAAAACCCAAGGAGGAGGTGGTTGTTGACGATATCTCCGAAGACGGCGACATCAAGTACTGGCGTGATAGCGAACAGCATCACCATGTGCCAAAAAGAACGCTGAAGGAGGTTTTGATAAACCTATAG
- a CDS encoding superoxide dismutase, translating into MKFELPKLPYEVSALNPSISDRTIEFHYGKHHQAYVNNLNNLIQGTKFEDADLETIIREAEGPIFNNAAQVWNHTFYFNQFSPKPSAHPKGELAKAIDRQFGSFDKFKEEFTKASVGLFGSGWTWLVKNDDGSLDIVPEPNAGTPIRKGKKAILTCDVWEHAYYLDYQNRRPDYVSSFWNIIDWDVVSERY; encoded by the coding sequence ATGAAATTTGAACTACCAAAACTACCTTACGAGGTTAGCGCGCTAAACCCTAGCATTAGCGATCGTACAATTGAATTCCACTATGGAAAGCACCATCAGGCTTACGTAAACAACCTGAACAACCTTATACAGGGAACAAAGTTTGAGGATGCCGATCTCGAAACCATCATTCGCGAAGCCGAAGGTCCAATCTTCAACAACGCCGCGCAGGTGTGGAACCATACCTTCTACTTCAACCAGTTTTCGCCTAAGCCATCGGCGCATCCAAAGGGTGAGCTGGCCAAGGCGATAGACCGCCAGTTCGGCTCGTTCGATAAGTTTAAGGAGGAGTTTACCAAGGCATCCGTAGGGCTGTTTGGCTCGGGATGGACTTGGCTGGTGAAGAATGACGATGGTTCGCTCGATATCGTACCCGAGCCCAATGCCGGAACGCCAATCCGCAAGGGTAAAAAGGCAATCCTAACCTGCGATGTTTGGGAGCACGCCTACTACCTCGACTACCAAAACCGCCGTCCCGACTACGTATCCAGCTTCTGGAACATCATCGATTGGGATGTGGTTTCGGAGAGATATTAA
- a CDS encoding 6-carboxytetrahydropterin synthase, protein MPTAFLTRRELFNAAHRLYQPGLSDDANFELYGKCSNPNWHGHNYTLWVTVKGEVDPQVGYVANLKEISKIIKEKITEKLDHKNLNLEVDFMKGIIPSTENLAVAIWKQLEPHIKGLGIELHCVKIEETENNSAEYYGF, encoded by the coding sequence ATGCCAACAGCATTCTTAACGCGCAGAGAGCTATTCAACGCCGCGCATCGGCTCTACCAGCCGGGGCTTAGCGACGATGCGAATTTTGAGCTTTACGGAAAGTGCAGCAACCCCAACTGGCACGGGCACAACTACACGCTCTGGGTAACCGTAAAGGGCGAAGTCGATCCGCAGGTAGGCTACGTGGCAAACCTAAAGGAGATCAGCAAAATCATCAAGGAGAAGATAACGGAAAAGCTCGACCATAAGAACCTGAACCTAGAGGTCGACTTTATGAAGGGAATCATCCCTTCGACCGAGAACCTTGCTGTTGCCATTTGGAAGCAGCTCGAGCCGCACATAAAGGGGCTGGGCATCGAACTACACTGCGTCAAAATTGAGGAAACTGAGAATAATTCAGCCGAATACTACGGCTTCTAA
- the folE gene encoding GTP cyclohydrolase I FolE, whose protein sequence is MNDFDNGTIRGYEKEEKYNSEVTLKLMEHYKAILSLLGEDVEREGLLKTPERVAKAMQFLTHGYHLDPKEILNSAKFKEDYQQMVLVKDIELYSMCEHHMIPFYGKAHVAYIPNGYITGLSKIARIVEAYARRLQVQERLTVQIRDCIQETLKPLGVAVVIEASHMCMQMRGVQKQNSVTTTSAFTGAFLSNNKTREEFIHLIGLKLH, encoded by the coding sequence ATGAACGATTTCGATAACGGCACCATCCGGGGATATGAAAAGGAGGAGAAGTACAACTCCGAGGTTACCTTAAAGCTCATGGAACACTATAAGGCTATTCTTTCGCTTTTGGGCGAAGATGTAGAGCGCGAAGGGCTGCTTAAGACGCCGGAAAGGGTTGCCAAAGCCATGCAATTCCTTACTCACGGCTACCACCTCGACCCCAAGGAGATACTAAACTCAGCAAAGTTTAAGGAGGACTACCAGCAGATGGTACTGGTAAAGGACATCGAGCTCTACTCGATGTGCGAGCACCACATGATACCCTTCTACGGGAAGGCCCATGTGGCCTACATCCCTAACGGCTACATCACCGGGCTAAGCAAGATCGCCCGAATAGTTGAGGCCTATGCCCGCCGCCTTCAGGTACAGGAGCGCCTTACGGTTCAGATCCGCGATTGCATTCAGGAAACGCTAAAGCCGCTAGGCGTGGCGGTTGTCATCGAGGCCTCGCACATGTGCATGCAGATGCGCGGTGTTCAGAAGCAGAACTCGGTAACCACCACCTCGGCGTTCACCGGAGCATTCCTCTCCAACAACAAGACACGCGAGGAGTTTATCCACCTTATTGGACTAAAGCTACACTAG
- a CDS encoding cyclically-permuted mutarotase family protein — MRKAAFSILFALLVAGCLAQQKASSIYQWSKLGDVGDASEVNAGYGLGVASPFAGVVNGRLVVAGGCNFPGKAAADGGTKAYYDDVYVFDLKGKSRTAQKLSLKLPAALAYGASVQIPSGVVFLGGRNDSIYSRKVLHLSWDSAKGSIAISYLPDLPVGKALFGATYSDRKIYVVGAEAVSPYQKVFLVYDFRNPKKGWTRLPDYPGVARTLPAVVAQSNGDEVQVYMFFGATANGASPYILDSYMAYSIKSRSWAEGGKTLFNGKPICFYGGDAFSSGTNDILFIGGVNVDVFRTEVQRRATAKVSPDKQLVDSLKAVSDAYMRADRSFYRFNSKVMAFSLLTNTWTELQDAPYGGITGEEVVVDGKTIFVVSGEIKPGIRTPDVYKGLLKRIK, encoded by the coding sequence ATGCGAAAGGCTGCCTTTTCTATTCTTTTCGCCCTGCTTGTGGCAGGTTGCTTGGCGCAGCAGAAAGCATCATCAATTTACCAGTGGAGTAAGCTGGGCGATGTGGGTGATGCTTCTGAGGTGAATGCGGGTTACGGGCTGGGCGTTGCCTCGCCTTTTGCGGGCGTGGTAAACGGTAGACTGGTTGTTGCCGGTGGGTGTAACTTTCCCGGAAAGGCTGCTGCCGATGGTGGCACTAAGGCGTACTACGACGATGTGTACGTTTTCGACCTAAAAGGAAAGAGCCGTACGGCGCAAAAGCTATCCCTAAAGCTACCTGCTGCGTTGGCCTATGGCGCATCGGTGCAGATTCCTTCGGGGGTGGTGTTCCTTGGCGGGCGAAACGATAGCATCTACAGCCGCAAGGTGCTGCACCTAAGCTGGGATAGCGCCAAAGGTAGCATTGCAATCAGCTATCTTCCCGATTTACCCGTAGGCAAGGCTTTGTTTGGGGCAACCTACTCCGATAGGAAGATCTACGTAGTGGGAGCGGAGGCTGTATCTCCCTACCAAAAGGTATTTTTGGTTTACGACTTCCGAAATCCTAAAAAGGGATGGACGAGGCTGCCCGATTACCCTGGAGTTGCCCGTACGCTTCCTGCCGTAGTGGCGCAAAGCAACGGCGATGAGGTGCAGGTGTACATGTTCTTTGGCGCTACGGCCAATGGGGCATCTCCCTATATCCTCGATAGCTATATGGCCTACAGCATAAAGAGCAGAAGTTGGGCGGAGGGAGGTAAAACCCTATTCAACGGTAAGCCTATCTGCTTCTACGGTGGCGATGCATTTAGCTCGGGTACCAACGACATCCTCTTTATAGGAGGGGTTAACGTGGACGTGTTTCGGACAGAGGTGCAGCGTAGGGCAACGGCAAAGGTCTCCCCCGATAAGCAGCTGGTAGATTCGCTAAAGGCTGTTTCGGATGCCTACATGCGTGCCGATCGATCCTTTTACCGCTTCAACAGCAAGGTTATGGCCTTTAGTCTGCTTACCAATACCTGGACTGAGCTTCAGGACGCTCCTTATGGTGGGATAACTGGCGAAGAGGTCGTTGTTGATGGAAAAACAATTTTCGTAGTCAGCGGCGAGATTAAGCCGGGCATACGAACTCCCGATGTGTACAAGGGATTGCTTAAACGGATTAAATAG
- a CDS encoding AGE family epimerase/isomerase produces the protein MEKNFAEIASLYRSNLLDRVMPFWMKNSLDHEFGGYFTCLARDGRVFDTDKFMWLQNRELWMLSFLYNKQEAKQEWRDAADLGYHFLKKHGRAADGSWYFSVDRQGNPLVQPYNIFSDCFATMGFSEYAKMTGDAEAMDIAITTFNNILKRQDNPKGIWSKAVPGSRNLINFSLPMILSNLVLLLKDVLPKEQVDETVAHCVDMVMNTFLDKERGIIFENVLPNGEHHDSYEGRLINPGHGIESMWFIMDIAKAYGNDELMKQAVETTLSILEYGWDKEHEGILYFLDEKGNPPLQLEWDQKLWWVHLETLISLSKGYLYTGDERCWEWYKKVHEYSWSHFNDEVYGEWYGYLNRQGQPLTTLKGSKWKGCFHLPRALYQCSVTFDALAQKHSK, from the coding sequence ATGGAAAAGAACTTTGCAGAAATAGCATCGCTGTATAGGAGTAACCTTCTTGACAGGGTTATGCCTTTTTGGATGAAGAACTCGCTAGACCACGAGTTTGGCGGCTACTTTACCTGCCTTGCCCGCGATGGTCGTGTTTTTGATACCGATAAGTTTATGTGGTTGCAGAACCGCGAGCTCTGGATGCTCTCCTTCCTTTACAATAAGCAGGAGGCTAAGCAGGAGTGGCGCGATGCTGCCGATCTGGGCTACCATTTCCTTAAGAAGCATGGTAGAGCAGCCGATGGCAGTTGGTACTTCTCTGTAGATCGTCAGGGAAATCCGCTTGTGCAGCCCTACAACATCTTTTCGGACTGCTTTGCCACCATGGGATTCAGCGAGTACGCAAAGATGACCGGCGATGCAGAGGCTATGGATATTGCCATCACCACCTTCAACAACATCTTGAAGCGTCAGGATAACCCTAAGGGTATTTGGAGCAAGGCTGTTCCAGGTTCGAGAAACCTTATCAACTTTTCGCTTCCAATGATCCTGAGTAACCTGGTGCTGCTGCTTAAGGATGTTCTTCCTAAGGAGCAGGTGGACGAAACTGTTGCCCACTGCGTGGATATGGTAATGAATACCTTCCTTGATAAGGAGCGCGGCATCATCTTCGAAAATGTTCTGCCTAACGGCGAGCATCATGATAGCTACGAAGGTCGCTTAATCAACCCTGGGCATGGCATCGAGAGCATGTGGTTTATCATGGATATCGCAAAAGCTTACGGCAATGACGAACTGATGAAGCAGGCTGTTGAGACCACCCTTTCTATCCTCGAGTACGGTTGGGATAAGGAGCACGAAGGCATCCTTTACTTCCTCGATGAGAAGGGAAATCCTCCTTTGCAGCTCGAGTGGGATCAGAAGCTTTGGTGGGTTCACCTCGAAACGCTGATTTCGCTTTCGAAGGGTTACCTGTATACCGGCGACGAGCGCTGCTGGGAGTGGTACAAAAAGGTACACGAGTACTCTTGGTCGCACTTTAACGACGAGGTTTACGGCGAATGGTACGGCTACCTAAACCGCCAAGGCCAGCCGCTTACAACCCTTAAGGGTAGCAAGTGGAAGGGCTGCTTCCATTTGCCTCGTGCGCTTTACCAGTGCAGCGTTACCTTCGATGCTCTAGCACAAAAGCATTCTAAATAG
- a CDS encoding dihydrodipicolinate synthase family protein: protein MKQHNFIAAPHTPFLENGEVNLSEIANLYAFLKRNGIKGVFVNGSTSEGYQMTTEERMKTAKAWDAAVDPDFQLFIFVGHLSTKEACNLAAHANGLKNVKAVSATGPFYQRPGSLELLVDICQTIAAAAPDKGFYYYHIPVLTNINFSMTDFLKAAAPRIPNLKGVKYTHTDMQDYITATASPFPVMAGVDEIALASMQLGADWFIGSTYNFMLPLYIQMGKCLEAGDIEGALNLQRKSIEIIGILAKNGYMPAAKFVMSHLGVNVGIARHPFKNLTDEQKAGILKDLTAAGFFEYANK from the coding sequence ATGAAACAGCATAACTTTATTGCGGCACCTCATACGCCATTTTTGGAGAATGGTGAGGTAAATCTTTCTGAAATTGCGAACCTTTACGCTTTCCTTAAGAGGAATGGTATTAAAGGGGTTTTTGTTAATGGCTCTACTTCGGAAGGCTACCAGATGACGACTGAGGAGCGTATGAAAACCGCCAAAGCCTGGGATGCAGCTGTTGACCCCGACTTTCAACTTTTTATTTTTGTTGGACACCTCTCTACCAAGGAGGCATGCAATCTGGCCGCACATGCAAATGGTCTTAAGAATGTGAAGGCTGTTTCGGCAACTGGTCCATTCTATCAGCGTCCTGGTAGTTTGGAACTGCTTGTTGATATCTGCCAAACGATAGCAGCAGCAGCGCCTGATAAGGGCTTCTACTACTACCATATTCCGGTGCTTACCAACATCAACTTCTCGATGACCGACTTCCTGAAGGCTGCTGCACCAAGAATTCCTAACCTGAAGGGAGTAAAGTATACTCATACCGATATGCAAGACTACATCACGGCAACAGCATCTCCATTTCCTGTAATGGCTGGTGTTGATGAGATTGCGCTGGCTAGCATGCAGCTGGGTGCTGATTGGTTTATTGGCAGTACCTACAACTTCATGCTTCCGCTTTACATCCAAATGGGCAAGTGCCTTGAGGCTGGAGATATTGAGGGTGCGCTTAACCTTCAGCGTAAGAGCATCGAGATTATCGGCATCTTGGCAAAGAACGGCTACATGCCTGCTGCCAAATTCGTGATGAGCCACCTTGGCGTAAATGTTGGCATTGCTCGTCATCCTTTCAAGAACCTTACCGACGAGCAAAAGGCGGGTATCCTGAAGGATTTAACTGCAGCCGGTTTCTTCGAATATGCTAATAAGTAG
- a CDS encoding sialidase family protein, which translates to MRILFVVAFFASLAAVCQAQSSLQAEVLQKQNPVLVGVKNNVALCLKVSVPENQQIAISELRFSTKGTSRLSDLKAFRVFSTGTRSSFVDSAMVSQTAKVGKELAVKEAIMLQKGENYLWVTLELKDKVNLLNRFDVACSSMTLSNGAVLTPTDRTPNVVLRAGYAVRQRMQDGVNTYRIPGLVTTKKGTLISVFDIRRKYSGDLQGDIDIGICRSMDGGKSWLPMQVAIDMGEWGGLSHDENGITDPSILVDETTGTVWIAALWLNGSKGKPAWWASKPGMTPDVTGQFVLAKSDDDGLTWSEPINVTEQMKDPKWYLFFQGPGRGITMKNGTIVFPAQFKDENQVPHSTIIYSKDHGKTWSVGTGAKSKTTEAQVVELSDGSLMLNMRDDRGGFRSIAVTSDMGKTWVEHSSSRSALPESTCMGSIITLKTKKGENIMLFSNPNTQKGRHSMTIKVSFDEGKTWPVENNLLYHAGDCFGYSCLTQIDDKTVGVLYEGVRDLYFQKFAIEELLHPKMKK; encoded by the coding sequence ATGAGAATACTTTTCGTTGTTGCTTTTTTTGCATCGTTAGCTGCCGTTTGTCAGGCGCAGTCTTCTTTGCAGGCAGAGGTTTTGCAAAAGCAAAATCCAGTGTTGGTAGGGGTAAAGAATAATGTTGCTCTTTGCCTAAAGGTGAGCGTGCCAGAAAACCAGCAGATTGCCATCTCAGAATTAAGGTTTAGTACTAAAGGAACTTCGAGGTTGTCGGATTTGAAAGCTTTTCGTGTATTCTCTACAGGAACACGATCTTCTTTTGTCGATTCTGCGATGGTAAGCCAAACTGCAAAGGTTGGGAAAGAGCTTGCTGTAAAGGAGGCTATAATGCTACAAAAAGGTGAGAACTATTTGTGGGTTACCCTAGAACTAAAAGATAAGGTCAACCTTTTAAATCGATTTGATGTTGCCTGCTCATCAATGACGCTTTCAAATGGTGCTGTTTTAACTCCAACAGACAGGACTCCAAATGTTGTTCTTCGTGCTGGTTATGCAGTTCGCCAGCGCATGCAGGATGGTGTTAACACCTATCGTATACCCGGTTTGGTTACAACAAAAAAGGGGACGCTAATCTCGGTTTTTGACATTCGTCGCAAGTATTCTGGCGATTTGCAGGGAGATATTGATATCGGCATTTGCAGAAGCATGGATGGTGGTAAATCGTGGCTGCCAATGCAGGTTGCCATTGATATGGGCGAATGGGGTGGCCTTTCGCACGATGAGAATGGGATTACTGATCCTTCCATTTTGGTAGATGAAACAACCGGAACAGTTTGGATTGCGGCTCTTTGGCTAAATGGGTCGAAGGGTAAGCCTGCCTGGTGGGCCTCTAAACCTGGAATGACTCCGGATGTTACAGGACAATTCGTCCTTGCTAAAAGCGATGATGATGGGCTTACTTGGTCGGAACCAATTAACGTAACAGAGCAGATGAAAGATCCCAAGTGGTATCTATTCTTCCAAGGACCGGGACGTGGCATTACCATGAAGAATGGCACCATTGTTTTCCCTGCACAGTTTAAGGATGAGAATCAGGTTCCTCATTCTACGATTATCTACAGTAAGGATCATGGTAAAACATGGTCGGTAGGTACAGGCGCTAAATCGAAGACTACCGAGGCTCAGGTGGTGGAACTGTCTGATGGTTCGCTAATGCTGAACATGCGCGACGATAGAGGTGGCTTCCGTTCTATTGCGGTAACCTCCGATATGGGTAAAACTTGGGTGGAGCACTCATCTTCCCGTTCTGCCCTTCCCGAGTCTACCTGCATGGGTAGCATTATCACCCTAAAGACTAAGAAGGGTGAGAATATAATGCTCTTCTCCAATCCGAATACGCAGAAGGGCCGTCACTCCATGACCATCAAGGTTAGCTTTGATGAGGGGAAAACCTGGCCTGTCGAAAATAACCTGCTCTACCATGCCGGCGACTGCTTCGGTTACTCCTGCCTAACTCAAATTGATGATAAGACGGTAGGGGTACTCTACGAGGGTGTTCGCGACTTGTACTTCCAAAAGTTTGCCATCGAAGAACTTCTTCATCCTAAAATGAAGAAATAA